A single genomic interval of Ischnura elegans chromosome 3, ioIscEleg1.1, whole genome shotgun sequence harbors:
- the LOC124155769 gene encoding cAMP-dependent protein kinase catalytic subunit beta-like, protein MEPIKDWNFFLQNSRRDFDATLHQKFPTNISVKDFEFRRTLGTGSFGRVKLVKWLKNDKYYAMKILEKGKVVKARQLEHTLNEKKILQSIKFPFIVHMEFGFMNNDYVFFVMPFVCGGELFSHIRRFGKFEESQTKFYAGQAILALEYLHYLDIVYRDLKPENILITENGYLKLTDLGFCKRISGRTWTLCGTPEYLAPEVILSKGYGKSVDWWSMGVLIFEMSSGRAPFTASDPMKIYEKIVAGKYKMESYFSPDLRDLLRHLLQTDLTRRFGNLKKGVNDIKEHRFFQTLDWIGLVNQKIAAPFIPRIKGEGDPGNFEVYPEEPIKESPVEQYPKEFSEF, encoded by the exons ATGGAGCCTATCAAAGACTGGAACTTTTTCCTGCAGAATTCAAGGAGGGATTTTGATGCAACATTACATCAAAAGTTCCCAACAAATATCTCTGTCAAGGATTTTGAATTTCGGAGAACCTTGGGTACAGGTTCATTTGGGAGAGTAAAATTGGTGAAGTGGCTAAAAAATGACAAGTATTATGCTATGAAGATTTTGGAGAAAGGAAAGGTTGTGAAGGCTAGACAGTTAGAACACACATTGAACGAAAAAAAGATTTTACAATCCATAAAATTCCCCTTCATAGTGCACATGGAGTTTGGATTCATGAACAATGattatgttttttttgtgatGCCATTTGTGTGTGGAGGAGAACTTTTCTCTCACATTCGTCGCTTTGGTAAGTTTGAAGAAAGTCAAACAAAGTTTTATGCGGGTCAAGCTATCTTGGCCCTGGAATACTTGCATTACTTAGATATTGTGTACAGGGACCTTAAACCcgaaaatatattaataactgAGAATGGCTACTTAAAGTTGACTGATCTTGGTTTCTGTAAAAGAATTTCTGGTCGAACATGGACATTATGTGGTACCCCTGAGTATTTAGCCCCTGAGGTGATTCTATCCAAGGGATATGGAAAATCGGTGGACTGGTGGTCAATGGGAGTTCTTATTTTTGAAATGTCTTCTGGTCGTGCACCATTTACTGCTTCTGatccaatgaaaatatatgaGAAAATAGTCGCTGGAAAATACAAAATGGAATCTTACTTTAGCCCTGATTTAAGGGATTTGTTGAGACATTTACTTCAGACTGATTTGACAAGGAGGTTTGGGAACTTGAAGAAAGGAGTCAATGACATTAAAGAACACAG GTTCTTCCAGACTCTAGATTGGATAGGTTTGGTCAATCAAAAGATAGCAGCACCATTTATCCCTCGAATTAAGGGTGAAGGAGATCCTGGTAATTTTGAAGTATATCCAGAAGAACCTATTAAGGAATCACCTGTTGAGCAATATCCAAAAGAGTTTTCAGAGTTCTAA
- the LOC124155771 gene encoding basic salivary proline-rich protein 2-like: MSIAFVQRGRGPPSPAQIQKMLDENSHLIQTIQEHQNKGRVQECMHYQQILHRNLVYLASLADANQNIQALLPPPQGLPGGHGMHGGPSGPQQPVGGQQPSMPMPEMMGNGPNSATSPPVGGSGSGPPSGGGVSSGSGPPVPPQMGVFGPQQVPPGGNPNQYGSRGPQQIMQGQQRPVTTPGPQQYPRGPQGYPGSQQQPPYSSQQYQNQNQASPQSYPPPVQQQQGTQQPPSGYPPSSQPSGGYGAPPASQPQGYGGPPQPSQGGYGPPATSQPQPNYGPPPPTSQSGYGPPPSQQPPTSSAPTPPISTASSSQQVGYGPPTSQAGYGGPQPGYGPPSSQGYTTSVSTSTTASTVSTASTANSSGSYPGQQQQQGGYGGASGYAPPGSGQSSYGSQPGYGPPVSSHGGASGPPNGPPHPPSHAPYSQGGPSAGTQTYPSGPGQSYQQQHPAPHQQPPNQSAGPGYPPPPATSSPSLPPSSQQGPTPTSGAGPQPGGGGGYGPPSTQSHPSSAQTYSSQQPPPNQGGPPPPPGQQGGQPPPGYGPPGGAHGGYGGGPPHPQQQHPPPPHGQYAQSYPPPPGGYPQYRTPVPPPASGGHAPGQMPPPSGPQGPPPPSQGQYGGYDQGRFPNYQPPPQQ, encoded by the exons ATGTCTATAGCTTTTGTTCAGCGCGGTCGAGGGCCTCCGAGTCCGGCTCAGATACAAAAG ATGCTTGACGAGAACAGTCATTTAATACAAACCATACAAGAACATCAGAATAAAGGAAGAGTGCAGGAATGCATgca CTATCAGCAGATTCTTCACCGTAATCTGGTTTATTTAGCCTCGTTAGCCGATGCCAACCAAAATATACAAGCTCTGCTTCCA CCTCCTCAAGGACTTCCTGGTGGTCATGGAATGCATGGTGGACCTTCTGGCCCACAGCAGCCAGTGGGTGGACAGCAGCCATCAATGCCAATGCCTGAGATGATGGGAAATGGCCCCAACTCTGCAACTTCACCACCAGTCGGTGGAAGTGGTTCTGGACCCCCGTCTGGTGGAGGTGTCTCATCAGGTAGCGGTCCTCCAGTGCCACCTCAAATGGGTGTTTTTGGTCCACAGCAAGTCCCTCCTGGTGGAAATCCTAATCAGTATGGCTCCAGAGGACCTCAGCAAATAATGCAAGGACAGCAGC GACCTGTTACTACTCCAGGACCTCAGCAGTATCCGAGAGGGCCACAGGGATATCCTGGCTCTCAGCAACAGCCACCATATAGCAGTCAGCAGTACCAGAACCAAAATCAGGCCTCGCCtcag TCGTACCCACCTCCTGTACAACAACAGCAAGGTACCCAGCAACCTCCCAGTGGATATCCTCCTTCTTCACAGCCCTCGGGTGGGTACGGTGCCCCCCCAGCTTCTCAGCCCCAGGGATACGGAGGACCCCCTCAACCTTCACAAGGCGGATACGGCCCTCCAGCCACCTCTCAACCGCAGCCGAACTATGGCCCTCCACCCCCAACATCCCAGTCGGGTTATGGTCCTCCCCCTTCCCAGCAACCCCCCACATCGTCAGCTCCCACTCCTCCCATCTCAACAGCGTCCTCCTCTCAGCAAGTAGGCTATGGACCCCCTACTTCTCAGGCAGGATATGGTGGCCCACAACCAGGATATGGTCCTCCATCATCACAGGGTTACACAACTTCTGTGTCCACATCAACAACGGCATCCACTGTGTCAACAGCTTCAACTGCCAACAGCAGTGGGAGCTATCCtgggcagcagcagcagcaaggAGGCTATGGTGGCGCCTCTGGATATGCTCCTCCTGGCTCAGGTCAGAGCTCTTATGGTTCTCAACCTGGTTACGGGCCACCAGTATCAAGTCATGGTGGTGCAAGTGGCCCACCGAATGGTCCTCCTCATCCACCCTCACATGCTCCATACTCACAAGGAGGTCCTTCTGCTGGCACCCAGACATATCCATCTGGACCAGGTCAGAGCTATCAGCAACAGCATCCTGCTCCTCACCAGCAACCACCAAATCAGTCTGCTGGCCCAGGCTATCCCCCACCACCTGCTACATCATCTCCATCATTGCCGCCATCTTCCCAGCAGGGCCCCACCCCCACCTCAGGGGCTGGACCCCAACCTGGGGGAGGTGGTGGCTATGGGCCTCCCTCGACCCAGTCTCACCCGTCCTCGGCCCAGACGTACAGCAGTCAGCAGCCTCCACCCAATCAGGGTGGTCCTCCACCACCCCCAGGGCAGCAAGGTGGTCAACCGCCTCCAGGCTATGGACCTCCTGGTGGGGCCCATGGTGGGTATGGTGGAGGGCCTCCTCACCCACAACAGCAACACCCACCCCCTCCCCATGGGCAGTATGCTCAGTCGTATCCTCCCCCTCCAGGTGGCTACCCCCAGTATCGCACTCCTGTTCCTCCTCCTGCAAGTGGTGGTCATGCTCCTGGACAGATGCCCCCACCATCTGGGCCACAAGGCCCCCCTCCACCATCTCAGGGGCAGTATGGTGGCTACGATCAAGGCAGGTTCCCCAACTATCAGCCTCCCCCTCAGCAGTGA